The sequence below is a genomic window from Phycisphaerales bacterium AB-hyl4.
ATGCGATGGATCTCAACATAAACGCGCATCAGCTCGATGATCGCGCTTTTGATGTTGCGGATATTGTTGATCTGACTGCCCAGGTGGAAATGCACCAGGTTGAGGCAGTCGAGCATGTTTTCGCTGCGCAGGTAGTCCACCGCTTCGACCACTTCGCTGACGAACAGGCCGAACTTCGACCGCGGCCCGCCGGACTGTTCCCATCGCCCCGCACCGCGGGCCGACAGCTTGACGCGGATGCCGATCTTCGGCTTCACGTTATGCAGCTTCGCATAACGCACGATCAGCTTCAGCTCGGAATACTTCTCAACCACCGGGATGATGTTCTTGCCGATCTTCGTCGCGAGGATGACCGCTTCGATAAACTGCGCGTCTTTGAAACCATTGCAGACAATCGGCGTCTCGTCGTCCTGCACCATCGCCATCACCGCGAGCAGTTCCGGCTTCGAGCCGGCCTCCAGCCCGAAGCCGTGCGCTTGCCCGAACGCCTGAATCTCTTCGACGACGTGGCGTTGCTGGTTGACCTTGATCGGGTAGACGCAGCGGTAGCCGCCTTGGTACTCGTTCTCGGTGATCGCCGTCTTGAACACCTCGGCAAGCTCGGCCAGTCGATGGCTGAGGATATCGCTGAACCGGATCAACAGCGGCGGCTGAACATCGCGCTTGCGCAAGTCATCGACAAGCTGTTTCAGGTCCACCTCGCGCTCGGCCCGCTTGTCGGGGCGGACGACGACGTGGCCTTTCTCGTTAATCGAAAAATAGCCTTGCCCCCACTGGTGAATGCCGTACAACTCGCCGGCCGCGTCCAACGACCAGCCTGCGGGTGCGGCGATCGGCGCGTCAGTCAGTTTGTCGGCAGCAGCGCGGTCTTCGGTGGCGGAACGCTTATTCGGCATGGCGATCGATTCCCTCCAGGTATGGCGGGGCGGGCGGGTCAAACAATGAGTTTAACGCAGGCGGCGCGGAGTTTCTCGTTTCTGGTTCCAGATATAAAGCCCACCAATGGCAGCCGGGAGCTTCTTCATCCCAACCCCAAACCAGAAACGCCCCCTCACGCCTTCTTCAGCGTGATGTGCACAATCTCCGCCGGAGCGTTTGTTCGCAGCGGGAACCAGTTGCCCGCGCCGTTCGAGACGATCAGCTTGCTGCGATCCTTCTCGTACAGCCCGGTCCAGTACTTGAACATCAGCGGGCCGGCCCCGAAGCCGTCATTGAGCATCAACTGTCCGCCATGCGTATGCCCCGCCAGCGTCAGCGGAATGCGATGCTCCGTCGCACGATCAAACGCATCGGGGTGATGCGCCAGCAAGATGGGGAATGCATCGTGATCACGCCGCGCCACCGCCCGATCCACATGCGGCGCGATCGGCTTGCCTCGGCCGTGCCAGGCAATGCCCATCAACTGCACCCGCTCGCCATGCACACGAACCGTTTGCGCCTCATCCACCAGCAACGGCGTGCCGTGCTCGCGTACCGCCTCGCGGAAATTCTCCCGCCCGTCGAACAGATCATGATTCCCCTCGCACACGAACAGGCCCGACCGCGGGTCGATGCGATCAATCATCCGCAACGCTTCGGGCAAGTCGTGCAACGTGTTATCAATCACATCGCCGGTGATCAGGACAAGGTCTGCAGCAAGATCGTTCGTCGCGTCCGCAATTCGGTCCAGAATACGGCCGCGCGTAAACTTGCCCACATGCGTATCACTTAAATGCGCAATCGTCATCCCATCCAACGCCGCAGGCAAATCATCAAACCGCAGCGTGTACTCGGTAATCTGAAACCGCCGCTTCTGCGGAATGCTGACCGCCGTCGTCCCCAACGTCGCGAGCATCGGCAACGTCACCGCCGCCGTGGTCATCATCTGTCGTCGCGTCATCCGATCACTCGGCAGCATTGCCGACTCGACCACCTCCGGCACGTCGGCCTTGCGGACCCACCGACGAACCCGCCGCATCAGCCACCCCCCGCCCCGCCAGATCGTCCACAACCCCATCGACGGCAGCGCCACGAACGGCAGAAAGATCAACCCCCACAACATCATGTACGCCAGAATCCACGAATGCGGCGTCCACGCCACACCCATCCATCGCGTGCCCAGCAGCCACAGGTAACAGACGCTGAACACAACAACGAACACCCCCATCAACAGCCGCCACCCCCAGTTGTAAGGCAGCCCGCGCAGC
It includes:
- a CDS encoding metallophosphoesterase encodes the protein MESIRVIYYLAILGLPLVAGLGWWWWADRRLRGLPYNWGWRLLMGVFVVVFSVCYLWLLGTRWMGVAWTPHSWILAYMMLWGLIFLPFVALPSMGLWTIWRGGGWLMRRVRRWVRKADVPEVVESAMLPSDRMTRRQMMTTAAVTLPMLATLGTTAVSIPQKRRFQITEYTLRFDDLPAALDGMTIAHLSDTHVGKFTRGRILDRIADATNDLAADLVLITGDVIDNTLHDLPEALRMIDRIDPRSGLFVCEGNHDLFDGRENFREAVREHGTPLLVDEAQTVRVHGERVQLMGIAWHGRGKPIAPHVDRAVARRDHDAFPILLAHHPDAFDRATEHRIPLTLAGHTHGGQLMLNDGFGAGPLMFKYWTGLYEKDRSKLIVSNGAGNWFPLRTNAPAEIVHITLKKA